The following proteins are encoded in a genomic region of Camelina sativa cultivar DH55 unplaced genomic scaffold, Cs unpScaffold00680, whole genome shotgun sequence:
- the LOC104773864 gene encoding ammonium transporter 1 member 2-like, which produces MTDASTFLCSKFSEITLAINTSYLLFSAYFSFTMQIGFALLTAGSIRSKNIMNVMLTNIMDACIGAISYFIFGFAIAFGPSNGFIGYHHNFFALNSFPDSSGYDFSFFLFQWTFAITPSGITSGSMAERTQFIAYLMYSFYLTGFVYPTVSRWFWSSNGWASATRDHNSLLLSSGAIDFAGSGVVHMVGGIAGLWGSFIEGPRVGMFDGSRRASTVHSHDVPLVVLGTFLVWFGWHGYNAGSFLTILQSYEQQFPYYGQWSAIGRTAVTTTLAGCTAALTTLFTKRFLGSHWKVTDACTGLLSGLVAITSGCAVVDPWASIVCGVVAALVKIGLDKLAKKLKFDDPLNAAQLHGGCGAWGLLFTGLFATKKFVNEVYSGDGSRPYGLLMGGGWKLLSAQIVEIIVIFSWVTLTIVPLFYGLHRFNLLRISTEEELAGIDITSHGGFAYHYEDEEVEETIKKSQKLKL; this is translated from the exons ATGACAGATGCTTCAACTTTCCTTTGCTCAAAGTTTTCTGAGATAACATTAGCCATCAATACTTCTTACCTTCTCTTCTCTGCCTATTTCTCTTTTACTATGCAAATCGGTTTTGCTTTGCTAACTGCTGGCTCTATTCGTTCCAAAAACATCATGAATGTCATGCTCACAAACATAATGGATGCTTGCATAGGTGCTATCTCCTACTTCATTTTTGGATTTGCCATAGCTTTTGGACCATCCAACGGTTTTATCGGTTATCATCACAACTTCTTTGCTTTGAACTCTTTTCCTGATTCCTCCGGCTACGACTTTAGCTTTTTCCTATTCCAGTGGACCTTTGCCATAACTCCATCGGGAATCACAAGCGGCTCTATGGCGGAACGTACACAGTTTATTGCCTACTTAATGTACTCGTTTTATTTAACTGGTTTTGTCTATCCCACAGTTTCCCGTTGGTTTTGGTCAAGCAACGGTTGGGCTAGTGCAACACGAGATCACAACAGCCTCTTGCTTAGCTCGGGTGCAATCGACTTTGCTGGATCCGGAGTGGTTCATATGGTCGGCGGGATAGCGGGTCTTTGGGGATCTTTCATAGAAGGACCAAGAGTCGGAATGTTCGATGGATCAAGAAGGGCTTCTACTGTACATAGTCATGATGTTCCCCTTGTAGTGTTAGGTACCTTCCTGGTATGGTTTGGTTGGCATGGTTATAATGCAGGGTCATTCTTAACTATCTTGCAAAGCTACGAGCAGCAGTTTCCTTACTATGGTCAGTGGAGTGCCATCGGACGAACCGCAGTGACCACAACGCTGGCTGGGTGCACAGCGGCATTGACCACATTATTCACTAAACGTTTCTTAGGATCTCACTGGAAGGTCACTGACGCTTGTACAGGACTACTGAGTGGCCTGGTTGCAATCACCTCAGGCTGCGCTGTTGTCGATCCTTGGGCTAGTATTGTGTGTGGCGTTGTCGCTGCGTTGGTCAAGATTGGACTGGATAAGCTAGCTAAGAAACTTAAATTTGACGACCCTCTCAATGCTGCGCAGCTGCATGGTGGTTGTGGCGCATGGGGCTTACTCTTCACCGGATTATTCGCTACCAAGAAGTTTGTGAACGAGGTTTATTCGGGCGATGGCAGTAGGCCGTACGGACTGCTGATGGGCGGAGGATGGAAGCTACTATCAGCACAGATCGTTGAAATCATTGTCATCTTCTCGTGGGTGACGTTGACAATCGTTCCCTTGTTTTATGGACTTCATAGATTCAATCTTCTCAGGATATCTACGGAGGAAGAGCTGGCTGGTATTGATATAACAAGTCATGGTGGATTTGCCTATCATTACGAAGATGAGG AAGTggaagaaacaatcaaaaagagTCAGAAACTGAAGCTGTGA
- the LOC104773862 gene encoding mitochondrial phosphate carrier protein 1, mitochondrial-like, producing MVCDFCVQIDILKRLQREAFSDLMKLRDPSSVAGTIISNLADVVLSSLYNNKAKNVLQAVRNIGFVTLFTRILPVRTLQDTSIGNCFHFCVFTR from the exons ATGGTTTGTGATTTTTGTGTTCAGATTGATATCTTGAAGCGATTACAGAGAGAAGCATTCTCGGATTTGATGAAACTTAGAGATCCATCTTCTGTTGCag GTACAATCATCTCTAACCTCGCAGATGTGGTTCTTTCGTCCCTCTACAACAACAAAGCCAAGAATGTGCTGCAG GCTGTGAGGAACATTGGGTTTGTTACTCTTTTCACCAGAATTCTTCCTGTTAGGACCCTGCAGGACACATCGATTGGCAATTGCTTTCacttttgtgtttttacaaGGTAA